From Triticum urartu cultivar G1812 chromosome 2, Tu2.1, whole genome shotgun sequence, a single genomic window includes:
- the LOC125533644 gene encoding cytochrome P450 71A9-like has protein sequence MASLQAPELLACLLVVVATLLLLLKQLLAPSKRRSASASASPSLPRPRGLPLIGNLHQLGALPHDSLAALAVKHDAPLMLLRLGSVPTLVVSSADAARAAFQHNDRAMSGRPALYAAARFSYGLQNISFAPSEGAFWRAARRACLSELLGAPRVRGFREAREGEAAALVAAVADASGAGGAVDLSGLLLAASNKIVRRVAFGGDDGGEGGAEASAVLKETQRLLGAFWVADYVPWLGWLDAPRGLRGRLERNFHQLDAFYESVIDSHLKRRASSSADEEEDLVDVLLRLHADPAHRSTFSSRDQIKGILTDMFIAGTDTSAATVEWTMTELVNHPGILAKAQDEVRSVVGDSGMVREPDLPGLSYLKLVIKESMRLHPPVPLLVPRETTEPCTIHGCEIPAGTRVLVNVKAIGAHAGAWGADAAQFVPERHERGGDLGDSKPWHDSFALVPFGIGRRSCPGVHFATAVVELLLANLLFSFDWSAPLGKLDAEEENGLTMYRKNPLMLFAKPRRCV, from the exons ATGGCGTCGCTCCAAGCTCCCGAGCTCTTGGCATGtctcctcgtcgtcgtcgccaccctcctcctcctcctcaagcAACTGCTCGCGCCGAGCAAGAGACGCTccgcctcggcctcggcctcACCCTCCCTCCCGCGCCCGAGGGGCCTGCCCCTCATCGGCAACCTCCACCAGCTCGGCGCGCTCCCGCACGACTCCCTCGCCGCGCTCGCCGTCAAGCACGACGCGCCTCTCATGCTGCTCCGCCTCGGCTCCGTGCCGACGCTCGTCGTCTCCTCCGCCGACGCGGCACGCGCCGCGTTCCAGCACAACGACCGCGCCATGTCCGGCCGCCCGGCGCTCTACGCGGCCGCCAGGTTCTCCTACGGCCTGCAGAACATCTCCTTCGCGCCGTCGGAAGGCGCCTTCTGGCGCGCCGCGCGCCGCGCGTGCCTGTCCGAGCTCCTCGGCGCCCCGCGGGTGCGCGGGTTCCGCGAGGCCAGGGAGGGCGAGGCCGCCGCGCTcgtcgccgccgtggccgacgCGTCCGGCGCCGGCGGTGCCGTGGACCTGAGCGGGCTTCTCCTCGCCGCGAGCAACAAGATCGTGCGACGTGTCGCCTtcggcggcgacgacggcggcgaAGGTGGCGCGGAGGCGAGTGCTGTCCTCAAGGAGACGCAGAGGCTTCTTGGTGCTTTCTGGGTCGCCGACTACGTGCCGTGGCTCGGGTGGCTGGACGCGCCGCGTGGCCTGCGGGGGCGTCTGGAGCGGAACTTCCACCAGCTCGACGCGTTCTACGAGAGCGTGATCGACAGTCACCTCAAACGGCGAGCATCCTCCTCcgccgacgaggaggaggactTGGTCGACGTGCTCCTCCGCCTGCACGCCGACCCGGCTCACCGGAGCACGTTCAGCAGTCGCGACCAGATCAAAGGCATCCTCACG GACATGTTCATTGCCGGGACCGACACGTCGGCGGCGACGGTGGAATGGACGATGACGGAGCTGGTCAACCACCCGGGCATCCTCGCCAAGGCGCAGGACGAGGTGCGCAGCGTGGTCGGCGACAGCGGCATGGTCCGGGAGCCCGACCTCCCGGGGCTCAGCTACCTGAAGCTGGTCATCAAGGAGTCCATGAGGCTGCACCCGCCGGTGCCGCTCCTGGTGCCCCGGGAGACCACCGAGCCATGCACGATCCACGGCTGCGAGATACCGGCCGGGACGCGGGTGCTCGTCAACGTGAAGGCCATCGGCGCGCACGCCGGCGCGTGGGGCGCCGACGCGGCGCAGTTCGTCCCCGAGCGGCATGAGCGCGGCGGGGACCTCGGCGACTCCAAGCCGTGGCACGACAGCTTCGCGCTGGTGCCGTTCGGGATCGGGCGGAGGAGCTGCCCCGGCGTGCACTTCGCGACGGCCGTGGTGGAGCTGCTGCTGGCCAACCTGCTCTTCTCCTTTGACTGGAGCGCGCCGCTCGGCAAGCTGGACGCTGAGGAGGAGAACGGGTTGACCATGTACAGGAAGAACCCTCTCATGCTGTTCGCGAAACCACGGCGATGCGTGTAG
- the LOC125538726 gene encoding pentatricopeptide repeat-containing protein At1g08070, chloroplastic-like, protein MATAVVVSAAALPAAPSPVRYTPRRAALRDVPQLHAALLKSGELTTSPESFHSFLEATTLPSPATTAAHLAYAIRLLRLGPHPPLSARSYNILIRALFRAGHPEDALHLFVEMLDAAIAANVCPDQHTIANTVKSCARIYALATGRSVQAYAVKLGFMADQFVLNSLIHMYASCGDIMAAKVLFNAVEEKGVVTWNAMIAGYFKNGDWKEVVDMFKGMLEVQAPFDEVTLVSVATACGKIGDSKLGERIGVYAEEKGMVRNRNLATALVDMNAKCGELDKARRLFDRMHSRDVVAWSAMISGYTQADRCREALAIFNEMQATEVNPNDITMVSVLSACAVLGALETGKWVHSYIRRKALPLTVVLGTALVDFYAKCGCIEDAVKAFESMPVRNSWTWTALIKGMASNGRGREALELFSSMRKANIEPTDVTFIGVLLACSHSCLVEEGRRHFDSMTQDYGIHPRIEHYGCMVDLLGRAGLIDEAHQFIRNMPIVPNAVVWRALLSACTVHKNVEIGEEALKQITPLDPNHSGNYILLSNTYASVGQWKDAAMIRKEMNERGIKKIPGCSLIELDGTIFEFFAEDSDHPQSREIYEKVDEMIENIKMAGYVPNTADARLDVDESEKQVSVSHHSEKLAIAFGLMKSRPGATIRLSKNLRVCVDCHSATKLISKVYNREIVVRDRNRFHHFKDGLCSCNDYW, encoded by the coding sequence ATGGCCACCGCCGTCGTCGTCTCGGCGGCGGCTCtccccgccgcgccgtcgccggTGCGTTATACACCCCGCCGAGCGGCGCTGCGCGACGTGCCTCAGCTCCACGCGGCTCTGCTCAAGTCCGGTGAGCTCACCACTTCGCCAGAGTCCTTCCACTCCTTCCTCGAGGCTACCACGCTCCCGTCGCCGGCCACCACCGCGGCCCACCTCGCCTACGCGATCCGCCTGCTCCGCCTAGGCCCCCACCCGCCCCTCTCCGCGCGGTCCTACAACATCCTTATCCGTGCCCTCTTCCGCGCGGGCCACCCGGAGGATGCCCTCCACCTGTTCGTCGAAATGCTCGATGCTGCCATTGCTGCCAACGTCTGCCCCGACCAGCACACCATTGCCAACACCGTAAAGTCCTGCGCCAGGATATATGCCTTGGCTACAGGGCGCAGCGTTCAGGCGTACGCTGTCAAGCTTGGGTTCATGGCCGATCAGTTTGTGCTGAACAGCTTGATACATATGTATGCGAGCTGTGGGGATATCATGGCGGCAAAGGTACTGTTCAACGCAGTCGAGGAAAAGGGTGTCGTTACATGGAATGCGATGATAGCGGGCTACTTCAAGAATGGAGACTGGAAGGAGGTAGTGGACATGTTTAAGGGTATGCTTGAGGTTCAGGCACCGTTTGATGAGGTCACATTGGTGAGTGTTGCCACAGCATGCGGAAAAATAGGTGATTCTAAGCTCGGCGAGCGGATTGGAGTTTATGCAGAGGAGAAGGGGATGGTGAGGAACAGAAACTTGGCAACTGCGCTGGTTGACATGAATGCCAAGTGTGGAGAACTTGATAAGGCGCGGAGATTGTTTGACAGGATGCACTCCCGGGATGTGGTTGCTTGGAGCGCGATGATCTCTGGCTACACTCAAGCCGACCGATGTCGAGAGGCACTTGCTATTTTTAATGAGATGCAGGCTACCGAGGTGAACCCGAATGATATAACCATGGTCAGTGTGCTCTCTGCCTGTGCTGTCCTGGGTGCACTTGAGACGGGCAAGTGGGTGCATTCATACATAAGGAGAAAGGCCTTGCCCCTTACAGTTGTTCTTGGCACTGCGCTGGTGGACTTCTATGCAAAGTGCGGATGCATTGAAGATGCAGTCAAGGCATTTGAGTCGATGCCTGTGAGGAATTCTTGGACGTGGACAGCCTTGATAAAGGGCATGGCAAGCAACGGAAGAGGTAGAGAAGCGCTGGAGCTCTTCTCATCCATGCGGAAGGCCAACATTGAGCCTACAGATGTCACATTCATTGGTGTTCTCCTAGCTTGCAGCCACAGCTGCTTAGTTGAGGAGGGTCGCCGGCATTTTGATAGTATGACCCAGGATTATGGCATCCATCCAAGGATTGAGCACTATGGCTGTATGGTTGATCTGTTGGGACGGGCAGGTTTGATTGATGAGGCGCACCAGTTTATCAGGAATATGCCAATTGTGCCAAATGCAGTTGTCTGGAGGGCACTGCTTTCTGCTTGCACAGTTCACAAAAATGTTGAAATCGGAGAAGAAGCGCTGAAGCAGATCACCCCACTAGATCCCAATCACAGTGGTAACTACATACTTCTATCGAACACCTACGCGTCAGTGGGACAATGGAAAGACGCAGCTATGATTCGGAAGGAAATGAATGAGAGAGGGATCAAGAAAATTCCTGGGTGCAGTCTCATTGAGCTGGATGGGACAATCTTCGAGTTCTTTGCTGAAGACAGCGACCACCCCCAGTCGAGGGAGATATATGAGAAAGTGGATGAGATGATTGAAAACATCAAGATGGCTGGGTACGTCCCAAATACCGCTGACGCAAGGCTAGATGTTGATGAATCTGAGAAGCAAGTGTCCGTTTCACATCACAGCGAGAAGCTGGCCATTGCGTTTGGCCTGATGAAGTCGCGCCCTGGCGCAACCATTCGGCTGTCGAAGAATTTGAGAGTGTGTGTGGACTGCCACTCCGCCACGAAGTTGATCTCGAAAGTGTACAACAGGGAGATTGTTGTCAGAGACAGGAACAGGTTTCATCATTTCAAAGATGGTTTGTGCTCCTGCAATGATTACTGGTGA
- the LOC125538727 gene encoding glycosyl hydrolase 5 family protein-like gives MVPTRRGPTCHAPFKLQIRLSALPVPVPVITMASSSPTPLLLGLLLVLLASARAASVSLPALPLSTASRWVVGADGRRVKLVCANWASHLEPVAAEGLSRRGVGDIAARVAAMGFNCVRLTWPTYLATNATLSSLPLRWSLERLGLRESAAGVRVNNPDLLDLPLIDVFREVVSALASNSIMVILDNQMTTPGWCCSRTDGNGFFGDKYFDPEEWLKGLSAMATMFRDTKNVVGMSLRNELRGPYQNVSLWYRYMQQGAEAVHAANPNVLVILSGLDFDNSLSFLSPKQVKLSFTGKLVFEQHWYGFSDGTDWENWNQNDACGVAVESIRTKGLFLLQQGWPLFFSEIGFDMSGTHIADNRYLTCFLSVAAEMDLDWAVWALEGSYYIREGILAYDETYGLLTWDWYTARNPSFIERINSLQSPFQGPGLPSSHKPYKVIFHPLTGLCVLVESANVLKLGPCDESNAWNYTSAYELVLKHTGQCLEAKSVGDTAKLGAGCSKSCSKWQLISDSGMHVSAELTKNGTRVCLEAGPDGVITTDECKCLTEDPTCDPESQWFKVISSSRGIPGDSSVLQLPSLGPWPPTSSSSR, from the exons ATGGTCCCCACACGTCGTGGTCCCACATGTCATGCCCCATTTAAACTCCAGATCCGCCTCTCTGCTCTCCCAGTCCCAGTCCCAGTAATTACCATGGCTTCTTCCTCTCCAACTCCACTgctcctcggcctcctcctcgtcctcctagCGTCCGCACGCGCCGCCTCGGTCTCGCTCCCGGCGCTACCGCTCTCTACGGCGTCGCGGTGGGTGGTGGGCGCGGACGGGCGGCGCGTGAAGCTGGTCTGCGCGAACTGGGCGTCGCACCTGGAGCCCGTCGCCGCGGAGGGCCTGTCCCGGCGCGGCGTGGGGGACATCGCGGCGCGCGTCGCGGCGATGGGGTTCAACTGCGTGAGGCTCACCTGGCCGACCTACCTCGCCACCAACGCCACGCTCTCGTCGCTGCCGCTGCGGTGGTCGCTGGAGCGCCTCGGCCTGCGGGAGTCCGCCGCCGGCGTGCGTGTCAACAACCCAGACCTCCTGGACCTGCCCCTCATCGATGTGTTCCGG GAAGTGGTATCAGCTTTGGCCAGCAACAGCATTATGGTCATACTTGATAACCAAATGACTACTCCAGGATGGTGCTGTAGCAGAACTGACGGTAATGGCTTCTTTGGAGACAAATACTTCGACCCTGAAGAATGGTTGAAGGGCCTCAGTGCAATGGCAACAATGTTTAGGGACACAAAGAATGTTGTCGGCATGAGCTTGCGTAATGAGCTTCGTGGCCCCTACCAAAATGTTAGTTTGTGGTACAG GTATATGCAACAGGGTGCTGAAGCTGTGCATGCAGCAAACCCTAATGTCCTTGTTATTTTGTCGGGCCTGGATTTTGACAACAGTCTCTCCTTCTTGTCCCCAAAGCAAGTTAAGTTGTCATTTACTGGAAAGTTAGTCTTCGAGCAGCATTGGTATGGTTTCTCAGATGGAACTGATTGGGAAAATTGGAACCAAAATGATGCTTGTGGAGTGGCTGTTGAGTCCATAAGGACTAAAGGactctttcttcttcaacaaggATGGCCGTTATTTTTCTCTGAGATTGGGTTTGACATGTCTGGCACGCATATTGCTGACAATCGTTATCTTACGTGCTTCTTAAGTGTAGCAGCTGAAATGGATCTGGATTGGGCTGTTTGGGCTCTCGAAGGGAGTTACTATATCAGGGAGGGTATTCTAGCTTACGATGAAACATATGGTTTGCTAACATGGGATTGGTATACAGCTAGGAACCCCAGCTTCATTGAAAGGATCAATTCCCTGCAATCTCCATTTCAAG GTCCTGGTCTACCCAGCAGTCACAAACCATACAAGGTAATATTTCATCCTCTAACCGGGCTCTGCGTGTTGGTGGAATCTGCGAATGTGCTTAAGCTGGGTCCGTGCGATGAATCGAACGCTTGGAACTACACCTCCGCGTATGAGCTTGTGCTGAAGCACACCGGGCAATGCCTTGAAGCCAAGTCTGTGGGTGATACTGCAAAGCTTGGGGCTGGCTGCAGCAAATCCTGTTCAAAGTGGCAGCTAATTTCTGATTCAGGAATGCATGTTTCGGCCGAACTCACTAAGAATGGGACCAGAGTGTGCTTGGAAGCCGGTCCTGACGGCGTCATCACCACAGATGAATGCAAGTGCCTGACCGAAGATCCAACCTGCGACCCTGAGAGCCAGTGGTTCAAAGTTATATCAAGTAGTAGAGGCATACCAGGCGATTCCTCTGTTCTGCAGTTGCCATCTCTTGGACCCTGGCCTCCAACGTCAAGTTCATCGCGGTAG